Proteins encoded in a region of the Planococcus shixiaomingii genome:
- a CDS encoding amino acid ABC transporter ATP-binding protein codes for MISIRNLHKKFGDLEVLKGIDLDVQKGQAVVVIGPSGSGKTTFLRCLNILETPSAGTVTIDEQTADFSKPFSKKQVTAFRKQSAMVFQHYNLFPHMTAIENVMEGPVIVQKQNKADARKKAAQLLEKVGLGDKMDFYPFQLSGGQQQRVGIARALALEPKVMLFDEPTSALDPELVGEVLQVMKDLASEGLTMVVVTHEMRFAKGVADEVLFMDGGKIVERGRPEDVFNNPKEARTRQFLNLIEKTDVI; via the coding sequence ATGATTTCCATTAGAAATTTACACAAAAAGTTTGGCGATCTTGAAGTGCTGAAAGGCATCGACCTCGATGTCCAAAAAGGGCAAGCCGTTGTTGTCATCGGACCTTCCGGATCAGGCAAGACAACGTTTCTAAGGTGTTTGAACATATTGGAGACACCGTCTGCCGGCACAGTGACAATCGACGAGCAGACCGCTGACTTTTCAAAACCATTTTCAAAAAAACAAGTGACGGCTTTCCGCAAACAATCCGCCATGGTTTTTCAGCATTACAATTTGTTTCCGCATATGACGGCTATTGAAAACGTCATGGAAGGCCCGGTCATCGTCCAGAAACAAAACAAAGCGGATGCGCGCAAAAAAGCCGCACAATTGCTGGAAAAAGTCGGGCTCGGAGATAAAATGGATTTTTACCCGTTCCAGTTATCTGGCGGCCAGCAACAGCGCGTCGGAATTGCCCGTGCACTTGCGCTGGAACCGAAAGTGATGCTGTTTGACGAACCGACTTCGGCACTCGATCCGGAACTGGTAGGTGAAGTGCTGCAAGTTATGAAAGATTTGGCCTCTGAAGGTCTAACAATGGTCGTTGTCACGCACGAGATGCGTTTTGCTAAAGGCGTTGCCGATGAAGTGCTATTTATGGACGGCGGCAAAATTGTCGAACGCGGTCGTCCAGAAGATGTCTTCAACAACCCGAAAGAAGCACGTACGCGCCAATTCCTAAACTTGATTGAAAAAACAGATGTGATTTAA
- a CDS encoding M20 metallopeptidase family protein encodes MQTTILNKLDSLFEEIVKTRRHLHMHPELSHQEVETPAFIAAKLEEMGVEVRREVGGNGVVGYIRGGKPGKTIAFRADFDALPIDDKKEVPYKSMVPGVMHACGHDGHTAGLLGFAKAMASIKEELPGTIVLIFQFGEEAPPGGSRAMIADGCLEGVDLVYGAHVQSSLEHGKVFVRDGFLQASEDTIKIVVRGSGTHGAEPHLGVDPILAASHVMIALQSIVSRNTDPLQELVVTIGKFHAGDADNVIPSEAVLEGTIRVFNPELRKLAGERVTAIAENVARAMGASAEVVIESGYDSLWNHPEAMDIVRVAARDAIGEEAVAEISPVMPVEDFAYYTQVVPGAFFFVGAKMADESYVYPHHHENFDFNEEAMLIAAKVFAAVYFEAQK; translated from the coding sequence ATGCAAACGACAATTTTGAATAAACTCGATTCTCTCTTTGAAGAAATAGTTAAAACGCGCCGCCACCTTCACATGCACCCAGAACTTTCTCATCAAGAAGTGGAAACCCCGGCTTTTATTGCTGCCAAGCTTGAGGAAATGGGCGTGGAAGTACGCCGCGAGGTCGGCGGAAATGGAGTGGTTGGCTACATCCGCGGCGGCAAGCCTGGCAAAACAATCGCTTTTCGTGCAGACTTCGACGCCTTGCCGATTGATGATAAAAAAGAGGTGCCCTACAAATCGATGGTTCCCGGCGTCATGCACGCATGTGGACACGATGGCCATACAGCTGGCCTGCTCGGCTTTGCCAAGGCAATGGCATCAATAAAAGAAGAACTGCCAGGAACCATCGTACTGATCTTTCAATTTGGTGAAGAAGCACCTCCTGGAGGCTCTCGTGCGATGATTGCCGACGGCTGCCTGGAAGGTGTCGATTTGGTCTACGGAGCACACGTGCAAAGCAGTTTGGAGCACGGCAAAGTGTTCGTGCGCGACGGATTTTTGCAGGCTTCGGAAGATACCATCAAAATTGTCGTCCGCGGATCAGGAACGCACGGTGCCGAACCGCATCTCGGAGTGGACCCGATTTTAGCGGCGAGCCATGTCATGATTGCGCTGCAATCGATCGTCAGCCGCAACACCGATCCCTTGCAGGAACTGGTCGTCACCATCGGCAAATTCCATGCCGGCGACGCGGATAATGTCATCCCAAGCGAAGCCGTTTTAGAAGGGACGATTCGTGTCTTTAATCCCGAACTTCGCAAACTTGCAGGTGAGCGCGTAACTGCGATTGCCGAGAACGTTGCACGCGCGATGGGTGCTAGCGCTGAAGTAGTTATAGAATCCGGCTATGATTCGCTATGGAACCATCCGGAAGCGATGGATATCGTTCGCGTGGCTGCGCGCGATGCAATTGGCGAAGAAGCTGTTGCCGAAATCTCGCCAGTTATGCCTGTAGAAGATTTCGCTTATTACACCCAAGTTGTGCCCGGTGCGTTCTTTTTTGTAGGAGCAAAGATGGCAGATGAATCCTATGTTTATCCGCACCATCATGAAAACTTCGATTTTAATGAAGAAGCGATGCTTATTGCGGCAAAAGTGTTTGCCGCGGTTTATTTTGAAGCACAGAAATAA
- a CDS encoding amino acid ABC transporter substrate-binding protein, whose product MKKLSLFLLLLVGAVVILAACGGGSPKEDPTTDDAAGSGSTEQDALAKIQEEGKLIVGTEGTYPPFTFHDESGKLTGFDVEIAQEVGKRLGVEVEFLETQWDAMFAGLDAGRFDMVANQVGINDERKASYEFSDPYITSNAVLVVGKDNNEIKSFEDLEGKVSAQSLTSNYAETAKSFGAELEGVEGFNQAIELLNSGRVDATVNDNLTVLDFLKQRPDAKIKVVDEADAAAQSGLLFKKGSGALVEEVNKALAEMIEDGTYDKISDKWFGENVLE is encoded by the coding sequence ATGAAAAAGTTAAGCTTATTTTTATTATTGCTGGTAGGTGCTGTAGTCATACTGGCTGCTTGCGGCGGAGGTTCACCTAAAGAAGACCCAACAACTGATGATGCGGCAGGCTCTGGCTCTACTGAACAAGACGCATTGGCGAAAATTCAGGAAGAAGGGAAGCTAATTGTTGGTACAGAAGGAACGTACCCTCCTTTCACTTTCCACGATGAGTCTGGAAAATTGACTGGTTTTGACGTAGAAATTGCACAAGAAGTCGGGAAACGCCTTGGCGTTGAGGTAGAATTCCTTGAAACGCAATGGGATGCAATGTTTGCAGGGCTTGACGCAGGACGCTTCGACATGGTCGCTAACCAAGTCGGCATCAACGATGAGCGCAAAGCAAGCTACGAGTTCTCAGATCCATACATCACTTCTAATGCAGTACTGGTAGTCGGAAAAGATAACAACGAAATCAAGAGTTTTGAAGATTTAGAAGGAAAAGTGTCCGCCCAATCTTTGACAAGCAACTACGCAGAAACAGCAAAATCATTCGGTGCTGAACTTGAAGGCGTTGAAGGATTTAACCAAGCAATTGAATTGCTGAACTCTGGCCGTGTTGACGCTACGGTCAACGACAACTTGACTGTATTGGACTTCTTGAAGCAGCGTCCTGACGCGAAAATTAAAGTTGTAGACGAAGCTGATGCGGCAGCACAAAGCGGTTTGTTGTTCAAAAAAGGCAGCGGTGCACTAGTAGAAGAAGTCAACAAAGCACTTGCTGAGATGATCGAAGACGGTACGTACGACAAAATATCAGACAAGTGGTTCGGCGAAAATGTACTTGAGTAG
- a CDS encoding YojF family protein: protein MELVEVKKLQVQLDAFAGKDVYLHLETTNGSYATHFNEGFFNAGAFIRNVVINYELGKVVGESPHRVGLKLPYGWVYAQGITHYEMDEQGRLLLAGHDATGKLAVALEISETPFSY from the coding sequence ATGGAATTAGTCGAAGTAAAAAAATTGCAAGTTCAACTAGATGCTTTTGCAGGCAAAGATGTATATTTGCATCTTGAAACAACCAATGGATCATACGCCACTCATTTCAACGAAGGCTTTTTTAATGCCGGCGCGTTTATCCGAAACGTAGTCATCAATTACGAACTCGGCAAAGTGGTCGGTGAAAGCCCGCACCGTGTCGGATTAAAACTTCCATACGGCTGGGTGTATGCACAAGGCATCACTCATTACGAAATGGACGAGCAAGGCAGATTATTGCTTGCCGGGCACGACGCAACAGGAAAATTGGCGGTGGCGCTCGAAATCAGCGAAACACCGTTCAGTTATTAA
- a CDS encoding YjiH family protein, which produces MKKYPLSTWLLFLIPSILGVFLFIVPISTKEGWVVPIALLANWVAGYIESAAPWIMLTIMLIAAIGSILSITRKVNEHHTVSFFDRLFNVNLFWTIVRVIGAVFAVMVLFQVGPEAVWSEDTGGLLLSPEGLLSFLFTIFLFAGLFLPLLMNFGLLELFGTMMVKVMRPLFRLPGRSSVDALASFVGDGTIGVLLTNTQYIQNKYTQREAAIIGTTFSVVSITFAIVIIQRVGLGAYFLPYYGTVVLTSLVLALIMPRIFPLAQKPTTFMNGKPENSMSEEVPEGYNVVSHGVENALAKADENKSASEFFKDGFKNVLDMWIGVAPVVMAFGTVALMLATYTPIFTILGKPFEPYLNLLGVPEAAEAAQLMVVGFADMFLPVILAEGMIQSELTLFVVATMSVTQLVYMSEVGGLLLGSRIPVNILDLIVIFLLRTIIALPIVAGIGHLIF; this is translated from the coding sequence GTGAAAAAGTATCCTCTATCAACATGGTTATTGTTTTTAATCCCATCTATTTTGGGTGTGTTTTTGTTCATCGTTCCTATATCAACAAAAGAAGGTTGGGTAGTGCCTATCGCCTTGCTGGCCAATTGGGTGGCAGGTTACATAGAATCAGCAGCACCGTGGATCATGCTGACAATTATGTTAATTGCAGCTATCGGATCTATACTTAGCATTACTAGAAAAGTTAATGAACACCACACAGTTTCATTCTTTGATAGATTATTCAATGTTAATTTGTTCTGGACGATTGTCCGGGTCATCGGAGCTGTTTTTGCCGTAATGGTCTTGTTCCAAGTGGGACCGGAAGCGGTGTGGAGTGAAGATACGGGCGGCCTTTTATTGTCTCCTGAAGGGTTATTATCATTCCTCTTTACAATTTTCTTGTTCGCAGGATTGTTTTTGCCTCTTCTAATGAACTTCGGCCTTTTGGAATTATTCGGTACCATGATGGTGAAAGTTATGCGCCCGTTATTCCGCTTGCCTGGCCGTTCATCAGTTGATGCACTAGCTTCATTTGTTGGCGATGGAACAATTGGGGTTCTATTGACCAACACGCAGTATATTCAAAATAAATATACGCAGCGTGAAGCTGCGATAATCGGAACCACTTTTTCGGTTGTTTCGATTACGTTTGCTATTGTTATTATTCAGCGTGTCGGCCTTGGGGCATACTTCCTGCCGTATTACGGAACCGTTGTTTTAACGAGCCTGGTACTTGCGCTTATCATGCCGCGTATTTTCCCGCTGGCTCAAAAGCCGACAACATTTATGAACGGCAAGCCGGAAAATTCGATGTCTGAAGAAGTGCCGGAAGGATACAATGTGGTATCTCACGGCGTCGAAAATGCTTTGGCAAAAGCTGACGAAAACAAATCAGCATCAGAATTTTTTAAAGATGGCTTCAAAAACGTATTGGATATGTGGATTGGCGTAGCTCCAGTCGTTATGGCATTCGGTACCGTGGCATTGATGCTTGCTACCTATACACCTATTTTCACGATTCTTGGAAAACCGTTTGAACCGTATTTGAATCTATTGGGCGTGCCAGAAGCTGCAGAAGCTGCACAATTGATGGTGGTCGGATTTGCCGATATGTTCTTGCCGGTTATCCTTGCTGAAGGCATGATCCAATCGGAACTCACTCTTTTCGTAGTAGCTACGATGTCGGTAACTCAACTTGTCTATATGTCGGAAGTCGGCGGACTGCTGCTTGGTTCACGCATTCCAGTCAACATTTTAGACTTGATCGTTATTTTCCTGCTTCGTACAATCATCGCTTTGCCGATTGTTGCTGGAATCGGACACCTGATTTTTTAA
- a CDS encoding amino acid ABC transporter permease has product MYLSSIFSDPVRLERLTDISQSSWVPLLEGLIQYTIPLSLITFVLGLVLAVITALARISTVKIFQIIARVYVSIIRGTPLLVQLFILFYGLPTIGIVIAPFPAAVLGFSLNVGAYASEVIRASILSIPKGQWEAANTIGMTYTQSLRRVILPQAARVSIPPLSNTFISLIKDTSLASLILVTEMFRIAQQVAASTYEFLLLYGQAALIYWVVCFLLSVGQGRLEHRFDRYVSR; this is encoded by the coding sequence ATGTACTTGAGTAGTATTTTTTCTGATCCTGTCAGGTTGGAACGGCTCACGGACATTTCGCAATCATCCTGGGTTCCATTACTAGAAGGTCTGATTCAGTACACAATACCTTTATCGTTGATCACGTTCGTACTCGGGCTAGTCTTGGCAGTCATTACTGCTTTAGCCCGAATTTCTACCGTTAAGATTTTTCAGATTATCGCCCGGGTTTATGTATCCATTATCCGCGGCACACCATTATTGGTTCAATTGTTCATTTTGTTCTATGGATTGCCGACGATAGGAATCGTTATCGCACCGTTTCCGGCGGCAGTTCTTGGATTTTCTTTAAATGTCGGAGCTTATGCTTCTGAAGTGATCCGGGCATCAATCTTGTCCATACCGAAAGGCCAATGGGAAGCTGCCAACACAATTGGCATGACGTATACGCAATCACTGCGCCGCGTTATTTTGCCGCAAGCGGCACGTGTATCCATTCCCCCCCTTTCGAATACATTTATCAGTTTGATTAAAGATACTTCACTCGCATCGCTTATTCTTGTGACGGAAATGTTCCGCATCGCTCAGCAAGTTGCCGCATCAACTTATGAATTTTTATTATTATACGGACAAGCGGCACTTATCTACTGGGTCGTCTGCTTCTTGTTATCTGTTGGGCAAGGCAGGCTGGAACACCGATTTGACCGCTATGTATCTAGATAA
- a CDS encoding uracil-DNA glycosylase, with translation MGKKIFQNDWQDVVGEEFDKPYYLKLREFLKAEYANETVYPAKENIWTAFEHTAYEEVKVVILGQDPYHGPGQAHGLSFSVQPGVPHPPSLRNMLKELEEDLGCQKPKDGTLTKWADQGVMMLNTVLTVRAGQANSHRDQGWEAFTDEVIRKLSAREEPVIFVLWGRPAQKKKPLIDLERHDVIEAPHPSPLSASRGFFGSRPYSKVNEMLQKRGQQPIDFCLA, from the coding sequence ATGGGAAAGAAGATTTTTCAAAACGATTGGCAAGACGTGGTAGGAGAAGAATTCGATAAGCCGTATTATTTGAAGCTGCGGGAATTTTTGAAAGCGGAATATGCCAACGAAACCGTCTATCCTGCAAAAGAAAATATTTGGACGGCTTTTGAACACACGGCTTACGAAGAAGTCAAAGTCGTCATTTTGGGGCAAGATCCGTACCATGGTCCAGGTCAAGCACACGGGTTAAGTTTTTCGGTTCAGCCGGGAGTGCCGCATCCGCCGAGCTTGCGCAATATGCTGAAAGAGCTGGAAGAGGACCTCGGCTGCCAAAAGCCGAAAGACGGCACGTTGACAAAATGGGCCGACCAAGGCGTCATGATGCTCAATACGGTGCTGACAGTGCGTGCCGGCCAAGCCAATTCCCATAGGGACCAAGGCTGGGAGGCATTTACGGATGAAGTGATCCGCAAATTGTCAGCGCGTGAAGAACCGGTTATTTTCGTCTTGTGGGGCAGACCTGCGCAAAAGAAGAAGCCGCTTATCGATTTGGAGCGCCACGATGTGATTGAAGCGCCGCACCCGAGCCCGCTCAGTGCGAGCCGGGGATTTTTCGGCAGCCGGCCATATTCAAAAGTGAACGAAATGTTACAGAAGCGCGGACAGCAACCAATCGATTTTTGCCTTGCTTAA
- a CDS encoding DUF4230 domain-containing protein: MAKDPKLTEIERLLNEVKGKGDTKESGFWRSAKVMMGVFRNSFLVLIAVLLLLLVALPLGTFWMIKGSTATESKGAFLEQIQDLNELSTAEALSKVVIERQDNAVFGKEIGLDLPGTKRQLLVVIPGSVRAGIDFSKVTEEDIELDEEAKTATLTLPPATILGGPELFMDKVEVYSYEGLLRGDTDISEAYELAEEAKKMMVEETTGQGLLNTAEDNAARSVQEMFKLVDYDVKIQFED, from the coding sequence GTGGCAAAAGATCCAAAGTTAACGGAAATCGAGCGTTTATTAAACGAAGTGAAAGGAAAAGGAGATACAAAAGAATCCGGTTTTTGGCGAAGCGCAAAAGTGATGATGGGCGTCTTCCGTAATTCGTTTTTGGTGCTGATTGCGGTTCTGCTTTTACTTTTGGTGGCTTTGCCGCTTGGAACGTTTTGGATGATCAAAGGCAGTACAGCAACCGAAAGCAAAGGCGCGTTTTTAGAACAAATCCAGGATTTGAATGAACTGTCTACTGCCGAAGCTCTCTCGAAAGTTGTTATCGAGCGGCAAGACAACGCGGTATTCGGGAAGGAAATCGGCTTGGACTTGCCGGGGACGAAGCGCCAATTGCTGGTCGTGATTCCCGGCTCGGTGCGTGCGGGCATTGATTTTTCTAAAGTGACCGAAGAAGACATTGAACTGGATGAAGAAGCCAAAACGGCAACACTCACTTTGCCGCCTGCAACAATTTTGGGCGGCCCTGAATTGTTCATGGACAAAGTGGAAGTGTATTCGTACGAGGGGCTTCTACGGGGAGACACTGATATTTCGGAAGCATACGAGCTCGCGGAAGAAGCGAAGAAAATGATGGTGGAAGAAACGACTGGCCAAGGATTGTTGAATACTGCAGAAGATAACGCAGCGCGTTCTGTCCAAGAAATGTTCAAACTGGTCGATTATGATGTGAAAATCCAATTCGAAGACTAG
- the pdxK gene encoding pyridoxine/pyridoxal/pyridoxamine kinase — translation MTLKKTLTIAGSDTSGGAGIQADLKTFQEHGTYGMNALTVIVTMDPNNGWSHGIHPIPVETLHAQLETAFSTGVDALKTGMLPTVDIIEMAGKAIQKSGLEDVVIDPVMACKGEDEVLFPENVDAMITHLLPIAKVVTPNLVEAGQLSGMGTLQTVEDLKAAAEKIHAHGAQYVVIKGGKQLKHEKAADLLYDGTTHYLLTSEKTDTTYNHGAGCTFAAAITANLANGKSVKDAVIDAKTFVSAAIQHGWKLNEYVGPVMHGAANKFDKPEIEITEV, via the coding sequence ATGACACTTAAGAAAACTTTAACCATCGCAGGTTCGGATACATCCGGCGGAGCTGGCATTCAAGCAGATTTGAAAACGTTCCAGGAACACGGAACTTACGGCATGAACGCTTTGACCGTCATCGTCACAATGGACCCGAACAACGGCTGGAGCCATGGCATCCATCCGATTCCGGTCGAAACGCTTCACGCACAACTTGAAACCGCTTTTTCTACCGGCGTCGATGCTTTGAAAACAGGCATGCTGCCAACCGTGGATATTATTGAAATGGCCGGCAAAGCGATTCAAAAATCCGGCTTGGAAGATGTCGTCATTGATCCGGTTATGGCTTGTAAAGGCGAAGACGAAGTTTTGTTCCCTGAAAACGTCGATGCAATGATTACACACCTTTTACCGATTGCAAAAGTCGTAACGCCGAACTTAGTTGAAGCTGGACAGCTTTCTGGCATGGGCACGCTTCAAACGGTTGAAGATTTGAAGGCAGCTGCTGAAAAAATCCACGCACACGGCGCTCAATATGTCGTCATCAAAGGCGGCAAGCAGTTGAAGCACGAAAAAGCGGCTGACTTGCTTTATGATGGTACAACGCATTATTTGCTGACATCCGAAAAAACAGATACAACGTATAACCACGGCGCAGGATGCACGTTCGCTGCTGCCATCACGGCCAACTTGGCAAACGGCAAGTCCGTTAAAGATGCGGTCATCGACGCAAAAACTTTCGTCTCCGCTGCCATCCAGCACGGCTGGAAACTGAACGAATATGTCGGTCCGGTTATGCACGGTGCTGCCAATAAATTCGACAAACCAGAAATTGAAATTACGGAAGTTTAA
- a CDS encoding YwdI family protein, translating into MAVAPARILSEIEKYASKARTQDPAKMRESVVAIRTLCNLLLDEDDHGQNKTPHAVPLASPSPSPQISLAENKLKEEDANGDSLFDF; encoded by the coding sequence ATGGCTGTCGCACCTGCACGTATTTTGAGTGAAATCGAGAAATACGCCAGCAAAGCGCGGACCCAAGATCCGGCAAAAATGCGTGAATCGGTTGTTGCCATTCGGACTTTATGCAATTTATTATTGGATGAAGACGATCATGGACAAAACAAAACGCCGCATGCCGTGCCGCTCGCGTCCCCGTCTCCGAGCCCTCAAATCTCTTTAGCTGAAAACAAGCTGAAAGAAGAAGACGCCAACGGAGATTCATTGTTTGATTTTTAA
- a CDS encoding L-threonine 3-dehydrogenase encodes MKRIMITGALGQIGSELVGKLQGIYGVDNVLATDIRPAAQDNGPFQLLDVTDAQRMYELAKDFKADTMMHMAALLSATAEEKPLLAWNLNMGGLVNALEASRELDMQFFTPSSIGAFGPSTPKKNTPQDTLQRPTTMYGVNKVSGELLCDYYFQKFGVDTRGVRFPGLISYVAQPGGGTTDYAVDIYYKAIEQQKYTSYIAEGTYMDMMYMPDALQSIVELMEADASRLEHRNAFNVTAMSFEPEEIAASIRKHIPEFKLSYEVDPIRQAIADSWPDSIDASAAEKEWGFKTRYDLDAMTADMLEKLKKKLAHA; translated from the coding sequence ATGAAACGAATTATGATTACTGGGGCATTGGGGCAAATCGGCTCTGAACTGGTTGGGAAATTACAAGGTATATATGGAGTGGACAATGTGTTGGCGACCGATATCCGGCCGGCAGCGCAGGATAACGGACCGTTTCAATTGCTGGATGTCACGGATGCCCAGCGGATGTACGAGTTGGCGAAAGATTTTAAAGCGGACACGATGATGCATATGGCAGCATTGCTGTCTGCAACCGCCGAAGAAAAACCATTGCTTGCGTGGAATTTGAACATGGGTGGTTTGGTGAATGCGCTTGAAGCATCCCGTGAATTGGATATGCAATTTTTCACGCCAAGTTCAATCGGCGCTTTTGGACCGTCAACACCTAAGAAAAACACACCGCAAGATACTCTGCAGCGCCCGACGACGATGTACGGAGTCAATAAAGTGTCGGGTGAGCTATTGTGCGATTATTATTTCCAAAAATTTGGCGTCGATACGCGCGGCGTTCGTTTCCCGGGCTTGATTTCTTACGTGGCTCAGCCAGGAGGCGGCACAACCGACTACGCCGTAGACATTTACTATAAAGCGATCGAGCAGCAGAAGTATACTTCGTATATTGCCGAAGGGACTTACATGGACATGATGTATATGCCGGATGCGCTTCAATCGATTGTCGAATTGATGGAAGCTGACGCTTCGCGTTTGGAACACCGCAACGCATTCAACGTCACGGCGATGAGTTTTGAGCCGGAAGAAATCGCGGCATCAATCCGCAAGCACATTCCGGAATTTAAACTGTCTTATGAAGTGGATCCAATCCGCCAAGCGATTGCTGATAGCTGGCCGGACAGCATCGATGCTTCAGCTGCTGAAAAAGAGTGGGGCTTTAAAACCCGATATGATTTAGATGCAATGACAGCGGATATGTTGGAGAAATTAAAGAAAAAATTGGCTCATGCTTAA
- the bshB2 gene encoding bacillithiol biosynthesis deacetylase BshB2 yields the protein MALPEERHVLVIFPHPDDEAFGVSGTISTYIKQGTPVTYACLTLGEMGRNLGNPPFATRESLPEIRKIELQASADAMGLTDLRMMGLRDKTIEFEDDEKMVGMITGLINELNPSLIITFYPNLSVHPDHEATARAVVRAVRRMKDRPKLHCVAFANDTLDVLGDPDIVHDMTAVRDQKMGAMKAHISQTAWMLEEMEHKLAQGDADTENWLTRERFYAYRWDQDFEESF from the coding sequence ATGGCACTTCCAGAAGAACGGCACGTACTCGTCATCTTCCCTCACCCGGATGATGAAGCGTTCGGCGTATCGGGAACGATCTCGACATACATTAAACAAGGAACTCCGGTTACATATGCTTGCCTGACCCTTGGCGAGATGGGACGCAACCTTGGAAATCCGCCTTTTGCGACGCGGGAATCCTTGCCGGAAATCCGCAAAATAGAATTGCAGGCTTCAGCAGATGCAATGGGCTTAACCGATCTTCGCATGATGGGCTTGCGGGACAAAACCATTGAATTTGAAGATGACGAAAAAATGGTCGGAATGATTACCGGTTTAATTAATGAATTAAACCCGTCATTGATCATCACATTCTATCCGAATCTATCTGTCCACCCTGACCATGAAGCGACAGCTCGGGCTGTTGTACGAGCGGTCCGCCGCATGAAAGACCGCCCGAAACTCCATTGTGTCGCTTTCGCAAACGACACGCTTGACGTACTTGGGGATCCTGACATTGTCCATGACATGACCGCGGTCCGCGATCAGAAAATGGGAGCAATGAAAGCTCATATTTCCCAGACTGCATGGATGCTTGAAGAAATGGAACACAAGTTGGCGCAAGGCGACGCCGATACCGAAAATTGGCTGACGCGCGAGCGGTTTTACGCGTACCGTTGGGATCAGGACTTCGAAGAATCATTTTGA
- a CDS encoding DUF423 domain-containing protein, translated as MKFFLIAGAVNALLSVAFGAFGAHMLEGRVADKYIATWQTAVQYQMFHSIGLMIVAVLMSSTFIGPISSLNWAGYLMLAGIVIFSGSLYVLSLSGISILGAITPIGGVAFIAGWIMLIIAAAKAL; from the coding sequence ATGAAGTTTTTCTTGATTGCCGGAGCGGTCAACGCTTTGTTGTCCGTCGCATTCGGTGCTTTTGGCGCGCATATGCTTGAAGGACGCGTCGCAGATAAATATATTGCCACTTGGCAAACCGCAGTACAGTATCAAATGTTTCATTCCATCGGATTGATGATTGTTGCGGTGCTGATGAGTTCGACGTTCATCGGGCCGATTTCTTCATTAAACTGGGCAGGCTACTTGATGCTTGCCGGAATCGTTATATTCTCCGGCAGCTTGTACGTCTTGAGCTTGTCGGGCATCAGTATTTTAGGCGCCATCACACCGATCGGCGGCGTGGCGTTCATCGCAGGCTGGATCATGTTGATCATTGCTGCGGCAAAAGCGTTATAA